The window TGTGTGTTTCAGGGACTCTACAGTGGCAAGGTATTGAGGATTGGTAGAGAGTCTGATGGTCTATACATATTAAGGGAATATGCACAAGCAACAGGCATAACAGTGGGAGCAGTAATAAAAGAAGAGCAAACACAACTTTGGCACTACATACTAGGACATGTATCCTGGAATTCTATACAACATATATCATCTCTAGCTAAACAGAGTAGATTGCAGTTTTCTAACAGTGTAAGCAAGTCTAAAGTAGTTTTTCAGCTGGTTCATTTAGATGTGTGTGGACCTTACAAGACACCTATATATGATAGAAAATATTACTTTGTGACTATAGTTGATGATTTTACTAGATACATATGGTCATGTTTGATACAATCTAAATGTGAAGTGTGTGTTGTATTGaagaattttattacaataataAAGACACAGTTTGACACTGGAATCAAGACCCTAAGATCAGATAATGGCACAGAATTCTTTAATGCCAAGTGTAATGAATTACTACCTGAAAATGGGATCATACATGAAAGTAGTTGCCCatatactcctcaacaaaatgtcCTAGTTGAGAGAAAACATAGGCATATTCTAGATGTTGCTTAGGCACTGAAGTTTCATAGTGGAATACCTTTGAAGTTCTGGGGTGAATGTGTTAGGACTGTTGTATACTTAATTAATAGACTCCCAACACTAGTGTTGCAAGGCAGGACACCATATGCAATGCTCTATGGGAAGTCAGCTATCTTAGATCATTTGAGAGTGTTTGGATGTCAAAGTTTTGCTTGTAATCTTCCTAAAGGAGACAAATTTGCTCCCTGGGAGAGCAGTGTTCATTGGATATTATGAGACACAAAAAGGTTATAGACTATATGATCTTGATACTCATACAATCTTTGTTAGCAGGGATGTCAAATTTCAGTAGTATGTTTCCCCTTCAAACAGACTTCTAACAACCATGATGAAGAAGCATTGTTTTCAAAATCTGTTGAGCTTGTTTTGATCTCAATCCACCTCCACAATATATACCATCTACCTCACAAGATGAGGAAGCCAACTTTAAAACTATCTTGACAGATCCTGAAATAACATCAGATGCTTCTGAAACTGTTGCTATTAATGAAGGCCAAAATGCTCTTTCCCAAGTGGAGGAACCAGCTCCTACTACAATTGTTGAAAATACTAGAACTCACAGACAAATCAAGCAACCACTCTGGCTCAAGGACTTTGTCACCACTAAACTACCCGGCAAACATACATATCCTATGTCCAATCATCTATCTTACACTCAACTTTCAACTGCATCTCAGACATATCTTCAAGTTTTTTCTTCTTCAGTGGAGCCTACATCATACAAAGAAGCAGCAGCAGATCCATACTGGGCACTTGCTATGCAACAGGAAATCAAAACCTTAGAAGGCAATCATACATGGGAGATTGTAAATCTTTCACCTGATAAACAGGCTATTGGATCCAAATGGGTGTACAAAATCAAATATAAGCCAATGGTGAGATTGAAAGATTTAAAGCTCGATTGATAGCCAAAGGCTACAAACAACAGGAAGGCTTAGATTATCATAAATCTTTTTCTCCTGTTGCTAAGATGGTGACTATTAGAACTATCATTGCTGTTGCAGGATCTAAAGGATGGCCTCTTTTTCAAATGGATGTCAACAATGCCTTCCTATAAGGGGACTTATGTGAGGAAGTCTACATGCAGCTACCTCAGGGATTTCACAGTCAGGGGGAGTCTAAAGTATGTCAACTGCTTAAATCCCTCTATGGCCTAAAGCAAGCTTCGAGGCAATGGAACATCAAGTTGATACATGCACTATTACAAGCTAGTTTCACTCAGAGCTCTTATGATCATTCATTAATCACCAAAATGGATAAGGCAGATATTGTCATTATATTGGTATATGTGGATGATCTTCTAATATCAGGAAGTAATAGTAGTTTGATTCAGGAGGCAAAGCAGACTCTACACAGTAACTTTAAGATGAAAGACCTTGGGGAACTTAGATACTACCtaggaattaaagtgataatatCCAACAAAAGCATTTTACTCAATCAGAGAAAATATACCTTGCAACTGATCTCAGAAATTGGACTAAGTGCTTGCAATCCAGTATCCACACCAATGGAACAAAACCACAAGCTTACCACATTTGAGTATGACAAGCATGTTGGCAATGTCAATGATGCAGAGTTGCAGGAAGCAGGCAGCTATCAAAAATTAATTGGCAAGCTATTTTATTTAACAATCACAAGGCCAGATATATCCTTTGCAGTCCAAGTGTTGAGTCAGTTCATGCAACATCCTAAAGAGTCACATATGGAAGTAGCTCTAAGGATTGTCAAATATGTTAAAGGGAGTCCAGGTCTGGGAATTCTACTAAAGGTTGGAGCCACTGATGAGCTCACACATACTGTGAGTCAGATTGGGTAGCTTGCCGAAACACTAGGAGGTCAGCGACAGGTTATGTGGTGAAACTGGATGATTTTCTACTATCCTGGAAATCCAAGAAGCAGCAAACTGTTAGTAGAAGCTCTGTAGAAGCAGAATACAGAAACATGGCAACAGTTGTAGCAGAGCTCATGTGGATGAAGGGTCTATTGGAAGAATTGAGAAACAAAGTGAAGGAACATATACATCTACATTATGATAGCAAGGCAGCATTACAAATTGCAGCAAATCCAATTTTTCACGAAAAAATAAAGCAAATAGAAATCGACTGTCATTTTGTAAGGGAAAAGATCAAAGAAGGAATGGTCACAACTAACTACATTCCCACAAAGCAACAGATGGCAGATCTAATGACAAAAGGACTTGGAGCAACCCAACGCAAGTTACTCTTCGACAAGTTAGGAGTGCTCGATGTATTCCGCCCTTCatcttgagggggagtgttgtgATATAGGGTTAATTGTGGGGGTCAATTTGTAATTAGAGAAAGATagtgaaagtacaagaggggggtgaATTGTACCCTTTTGAAATTTCTAGTCGACTACTCTTCAGACCTAGTCGACTTATGCGGAGACAGCCTACACAGAACTGTTAGTTCTTTTGATTTAAATAAGTGTTAATCACaatagaaaataaaggaaacaGAATATAATACGAAAGCAATAACGTAAATGACACCAGGAATTTTATATTGGTTTGGAACCAATGTGGTATCCTAATCCAGTCCTCTTAGGTTGCAAGAGTGTTGTCTTTTAGAGCTCTTTGTAAATTGAATTGAGTACAGCCTTTGTGATTTTAAGCGATCACCACCAATGCTGACAGGtttggttttcactcgctcaccaatAACGACCGTTTGGTTTTTACTCGCTCATCAAAGAAACGAACAATGACACAACCTCTAGGACACACTGCCTCTCCAATATTTTTCtatctctcttctctcttttgtGTACACAGTAAATCTACTAAAGTGAATTACAATGCTTGTTAAGAGTAGAATAAAGAACTTCTAGTTGGATAGAAAATTGTATAGAAGGCTGCGTGATTTTCTTCTTTCCTAGAAGCGCCTATTTATGTCCTTTTCAACTTGTTCTGGCTATTTCATGACCCAAGGGAATTTTGAATATTCTCGCGATCTTTTTTGCATCCATTACTTCCTTGAATCTTGGAGTAATATCTGTTTCCATATCTAGCCTTGATATAAATTTGGTCACGCCATGAGATCCTCCTTCGAACCAATATGATTTGTGGCTTTTTGTCCAAGGTTAGATTGCTTCTTATTAACTTGGACAGAATATAATCTTTGTCTTGCTTGAAATCATTTCCTTGCGGGTCTCTCCTTAATTGTAGGACATGATAATCTTTCTTTTCTGATCTTTCCAAACATGGCCACTAAGTCTTTGAATATTGATATTCTTTTGTGCACCTGCTAGACTTTCCTTAATAATTGTAGGTAAGAATCTTTGCTTAATAGCTTCTGATAGTCTTAGATAGATTGGCAAGGCTCCTTGTATCTTGACAGATGGCAAATAGATATTCCTTGATTTGTTTCCTTCTCTGAAATCTTCAGCGGCTTCTTTTTCTTCTACAAATTGTGGTGAATATCCTTTTTGAATTTACTTTCCTTGCTAACTAATATTCTCTTTAGTTGTCCAAAGTTCTTTCCATAATATAGAATATACTATacccataatatattttctttccataaaaaatatattcttccttGATCTTGTAGTATCTCTTCCATATAGTATCTTCCTTCCACAAAATAATAGATCTTCGCTACGACTTTAGCAACTTTCTTTCAAGATGTTGAAAACCTTTCCATCCATAAATGTCATAGATTCTTCTTCTGATATTGTAGTGAGCCATTCAATATTTGGAGCCTTTGCTCGATCCATGAAGTTGGTTGGTGGTCCGGGTGTTGTGGTTGTGTTGCATATACTAGGTTTGGGATTTGCATGGGGTTATGTTGTAGGGTGTTGTCTTTTAAGAGAAAGGGGGAAAGCTGAGTAGATGGTGAAAATGATTGTGTATCTTTTGTGGGCAATAAAATTGCAACTAACAATAAACACGTGAAGAAGGGCAAGAACCTACTCCTGCTTTATCGTAGATCTTAGAATTGACTTATATGTCTGATATGTTTAAATTTGGTCCATGTGTAAATCTTAGAATTGacttatctatactatattaaaagtacgaaaacccttagcgaaatgtcgttcgtcttttttactctttaaaaatagagtttatattggacaaaattgtaatttaagttactttcctactatttagaattttaaatttaattctCATTAATATACTTGGCCTAAAATTTAGGACTTTCCTTAAATTGAAATTTCTCTTCGTTAGGCAATATAATAAAACCTTTAAATATTAGATGTCAAACCCAAAATAACTAATGATTCGTTATTAGATgcgtattttcttttattatttatgTTAAGAAATCTAGGAATGTtttcttttttaccttttttattttaagaaattttagaatactttattttattaagaaaacaaTTGACTAAACATAGAATTAAAAGTAAATTACATTCCTCTAATTCCATGCCATCGAAGTTACActttatttaaaacaagtgactAAAGTGTTTACAATTGACTAAACAGTTACGAACTCTCAAAACATATAAAGATTCAAACATATgaaaatcaaattcttattggaaaaaaatataattattgtcaaatatttaaaaattagaataaGCTAATGTTTagaatttaaattaataaaaactaACTTATTTCTTTTAACGTTGagaacaaataattaatttattgaattaactaattagcaaatccaattcaattattttacaaatttatcatataagaaaagttatttgataaattgacaaaacacttaatttatttttaggcgaaatggcttcctggccacttaaacttgtcggATTTTTTAAAGCCGATACATAAACTTTCTATTTTTCCATTTGAACACTCGAACTCATTTTTTTCATAACTAATAAACGCATCTGACAAGAGACCATGTGCGCGTGTATTACACATACACATACGTATCCATCCAGTCAGCAAATGACCAATAGATGTCTTACACGTCAAGGGAGCGAAAACCCTAACCCTGGTCCCCTCTTTAATACAAGCCTTTTGAATGAGCCTGATTTGGTAAAGAGAGTCAATGCTGCTACGATTATACACACCAACAGCCGAGAATTTGAGATGGAGCTAGAGATCCTCTGCAGTGTTCGCCACAGCAGTATAGTTAATTTGTTAGGTTATTGTGCAGAAATGGGGGAGCAGATTCTTGTTTACGAACTCATGCCTCACAGAACGCTTTACGACCATCTCCACGGCGGTCTTTCTTGTCTGAGATGGAACCTTAGGCTGAAGATTGCGATGCAGGCTGCAAAGGGGCTCGAGTACCTTCACAAGGAAGTTTCTCCTCCTATTGTGCACCGTGATGTGAAGTGTTCGAACATTCTGTTGGACGCTGATTGGGGAGCTCGTATTGTAGATTTTGGATTGCTTACACCTAATAAGAAGGATCTTAACGGAGATGTGACAACTGATGTCTATAACTTTGGGATCGTGCTGCTAGAGATTCTTAGTGGAAGAAAAGCTTATAACCGGGATTGTACACCTTCAAGTATTATTATCTGTTAATCTTGTTCTGATCGAGCTTCGTTTGGTCCAAGTGATGCAAAACTTAGCTTCAACTCTACAATGATAAAATATACAACTTTCCACCATTTTCACGgtctgaaaaaatgaaaaaaaaatgaaaatggagCTTCAGATTTTTAAAAATGGAGAGGGGTATTTTAGAAGGAACAAATAAGAACACACCCCATTTTGTACTGTTGGGCGTTGGGAAGGGGGATTTTCACGCTCTTGTGGGTCGTGTTCCTCACGTGGGCTGTTGATTAGGACCAACTGACGCCACATGGGCATGGCCAATGGTCAAATATATTTATTAGTTATGGAAAAAATAAGTTCGAGTGTTCCAATGGGAAAGTTATAAGTTTATGTATCGGCTTTTAAAACCCCgtcaagtttaagtggccaggaaACAATTTCGCCTTATTTTTATAAGAAGAGTATCGATGgtgaaaaaaatcataaaatatagcAAAATCAATTATCGTATAAAATTAAGATTCAAATCGATAAAAGTACAAATTAGCAATAAGATAAAATTTTAGAAGACAACcagattatagataaattgtCATTTGTTTCTTTCTTGCATTCAGTCCAACAAATAAAAGCATCTCGCTAAATATTTATACTAAGTTTTTGCTCGTAAAATATTAGTTTAATATTAGTCATTCTTTAAACTTAACATTGTCATTATCAAATTTTAAGAAGATATAATGccaacttttatttatttatttttaatttgtgttATTTGTCAAATCTTCAAAGAAATtgtgataaaaaatatttttatattttattttcagtATTAGGTCACAtaaaaacaataatttttataaGTTTCGCCATAAATCTGGGTAAATCACAATAAGGCTCTAAATAAAATTCCTTCATTTGTTAAGCTAACTAATGGgaataatatttattattttaaaaaaattcttaaatttttattttataaaataaattatctaataatatgtatgtaatttttaaaatttgtgtatttattgatataggtacacgcgcaaagcgcgtaccctgaGACTAGTATTGTAAAAAGAATTATTTAAAAAAGTCCcgtcaaattttaaaaattgcaACATTAAAAAATGTACGAAACATCAGAAATAGACCCAAAATAATAAAGACTACACCTTAAAAAAACTGAACCAAGACATCAGATTCAGAGATAAACCAAGAGTAGAAATAACTGCAAAAGTTGCACCTCACtaaaatttgttgaatatttGAACAAATTTAACAATCATGAAAATCTAGGTCCTTTTATATACCCTCAAACTTTCAAAATGTTGATATTATTATCGATGTTTGATAATGCAAAGTCAAAGATTTTTTCATATGTCCCTTTTCCTTTTTACTTCTTGATCGTACATATGGATTAGGAATAGATCTCTTTTTCTCTTTACATTAAATTATCTTTTATTGGGCTTATAAATAGCTAGTAAAAAGGAATAATTTCGCGCACGTGAAAAATCAAGCTTGAAGGCAAAACTTGTCGATTTATCCCATGTGCGCGAGACATTTAGTTCTTGGCTGTTACTACCCAACTATCGCCTCCATACCTAATTACTAGATGGTGACTCGCCATtttagacaagaggggttgctctgatggtaagcaacattcacttccaaccaagaggttgtgagttcgagtctccccaagaacaaggtgagaagttcttggaAGGAAGGATGGCAGgtttctatttggaaacagcctctctacccagggtagggataagatcctccccagaccccactaagtgggattatactggattgttgttgacGCGCCATTTTAGTAGTTTTTTTTACATGCTCATGCACGAAGTATTCCGCGTTGACACTAGATCCTGAGAAGTCAGAGTGAACAAAACAATATTATAACCAAAACAAAAAACCAACCTATTCCAATCTCTTCTCCATTATTCCTGGTGTTCAGATTTTCCAGAATTTCAATTGATGCAAGCATGAAAATAGAG is drawn from Nicotiana tabacum cultivar K326 chromosome 22, ASM71507v2, whole genome shotgun sequence and contains these coding sequences:
- the LOC107831581 gene encoding serine/threonine-protein kinase-like protein CCR1, which encodes MTNRCLTRQGSENPNPGPLFNTSLLNEPDLVKRVNAATIIHTNSREFEMELEILCSVRHSSIVNLLGYCAEMGEQILVYELMPHRTLYDHLHGGLSCLRWNLRLKIAMQAAKGLEYLHKEVSPPIVHRDVKCSNILLDADWGARIVDFGLLTPNKKDLNGDVTTDVYNFGIVLLEILSGRKAYNRDCTPSSIIIC